A genome region from Flammeovirga agarivorans includes the following:
- a CDS encoding SusC/RagA family TonB-linked outer membrane protein, producing the protein MNDNKKLTINKILTSFSIKILLLSVLLLGFVIPSLAQEHESIITGVVKDELTGETLIGASVLVKGSSIGTTTDIDGKFKLMTPISSKILVISYLGYKKKEVNITHKTNLHISLKAENTVMDEVVVVGYDTQKKESVVGAIVQTNGDELLMNRGSTSLTNSLVGLVSGLSSIQTSGQPGENAAEIFIRGKASWVDNSPLFLVDGIERDYEDIDPNEIESISVLKDASATAVFGTKGANGVILITTKQGEEGKPKFSFSTNFSFKQPISDFYMADRVEVMEMKNQALRNDKIYDPNAYYSQQDINNWAHQVNPDLYPDVDWYNELVKDYGVTSNYNFNVSGGSKRINYFVSLGYSNDGDIFKTEPNPYYDPSFSYEKYNYRTNFKVKLTNSTNIKIGLAGSMSFKNQAAYGSSSDDDWAKSDFFKLVYYKAPTYVYPIQYSDGNLGDDGGGSNPYLLLNYSGAHKNRKNTQASDIQLEQKLDFITKGLSLTGKLSYNTSFDYKQTISNKSGRNTGFNVPTYLYTPTDTLRFPSDNYVVGPVTVGNESLGAYKRNLYYEAALRYSRKFGKHTVSGLGLFMRSENISRISWPAYEESWIGRATYDYDQRYFIEMNGAYNGSEKFAPGLRFGFFPSFAGGWMVSNEKFFKNSSLSDQINLFKIRASYGEVGYDKGVNRWTYLELYERGSDVYFGTPPSKFYTNKEGRAANPNATWERALKANIGVELEMFSHLTLIVDVFNEHRSSILMERKTIPPWFGLDNPYENIGETKSRGFEMTMGWNQNIRKDFNINAKAITSFSQNRVVFRDDPAKTPDYLKDAGKPIGSDYTLKTDGLYQDWDDVYNSPGSIWGQENRIPGDQKYVDYNGDGIIDDLDKVVAEYQDYPMLSYSLQLGFTYKGIMLTSLFTGASGVQKSVPDALLYEFTSADYEQANPHNLNAWTPTNTDTNVPILRSNNTTRLHNQQYSDYQFQNANYLRLQRVELSYMIRSKRMKKTMGIGSILVYVGGNNLFTLTKMDKRFDPEAATLSSYPLIRSYNTGLTVKF; encoded by the coding sequence ATGAATGACAATAAGAAACTAACGATAAATAAAATACTCACATCCTTTTCAATAAAAATACTCTTATTAAGTGTTTTATTGTTGGGTTTTGTGATACCATCTCTGGCACAAGAGCATGAATCTATAATTACTGGTGTAGTTAAAGATGAGCTAACAGGAGAGACTTTAATAGGAGCCAGTGTCTTAGTAAAAGGCAGCAGTATTGGTACGACAACTGATATTGACGGTAAGTTCAAATTAATGACACCCATTTCTTCAAAAATACTAGTAATTAGCTATTTAGGGTATAAAAAGAAAGAGGTGAATATTACCCACAAAACTAATTTACATATTTCATTAAAGGCCGAGAATACGGTTATGGATGAAGTAGTAGTAGTAGGGTATGATACGCAGAAAAAGGAAAGTGTAGTTGGTGCCATTGTACAAACAAATGGCGATGAATTATTAATGAATAGGGGTTCTACTAGTTTAACGAACTCTTTAGTAGGTTTGGTCTCTGGTTTATCTTCCATTCAGACATCGGGTCAGCCTGGAGAGAATGCAGCAGAAATTTTTATTCGTGGTAAAGCCTCTTGGGTGGATAACTCACCGTTATTTTTGGTAGATGGTATTGAAAGAGATTACGAGGATATTGACCCAAATGAAATCGAAAGTATTTCGGTATTAAAAGATGCATCAGCGACAGCCGTTTTTGGTACAAAAGGAGCCAATGGTGTTATTCTAATTACTACAAAACAAGGTGAAGAAGGGAAACCAAAATTTAGTTTCTCAACGAATTTTTCATTCAAACAACCGATCTCAGATTTTTATATGGCAGATCGAGTTGAAGTGATGGAAATGAAAAACCAGGCATTAAGAAATGATAAGATCTATGATCCGAATGCCTACTATTCTCAACAAGATATTAATAACTGGGCGCATCAAGTAAATCCAGATTTATACCCTGATGTAGATTGGTATAATGAGTTAGTAAAAGATTATGGTGTTACTTCAAACTATAACTTTAATGTAAGTGGTGGTAGTAAAAGAATAAACTACTTCGTTTCATTAGGTTACTCTAACGATGGAGATATTTTTAAGACAGAGCCTAACCCATATTATGATCCTAGCTTTAGCTATGAGAAATACAACTACAGAACCAATTTTAAAGTGAAACTAACCAATTCTACCAACATCAAAATTGGTCTTGCTGGTAGTATGTCATTTAAAAATCAGGCAGCATATGGTAGTAGCAGTGATGATGATTGGGCAAAATCAGATTTCTTTAAATTAGTGTATTACAAAGCACCTACTTATGTCTATCCAATCCAATATTCAGATGGTAATTTAGGTGATGATGGTGGTGGGTCTAACCCATATCTCTTATTAAATTATAGTGGTGCACATAAAAACAGAAAAAACACTCAGGCATCAGATATTCAGTTAGAGCAAAAGTTAGATTTTATTACAAAAGGTTTATCACTCACAGGTAAGCTTTCTTACAATACGTCTTTTGATTATAAGCAGACGATTTCAAACAAGAGTGGTAGAAACACAGGATTTAATGTGCCTACATATCTCTATACTCCAACAGATACTTTACGTTTTCCTTCAGACAATTATGTAGTGGGGCCTGTTACGGTAGGAAACGAATCCTTAGGTGCCTATAAAAGAAACTTGTATTATGAGGCAGCACTTCGATATAGCAGAAAGTTTGGAAAACATACCGTATCGGGTTTGGGGCTTTTCATGAGAAGTGAGAATATCAGCAGAATTAGTTGGCCTGCTTATGAAGAAAGCTGGATCGGTAGAGCTACCTATGATTATGACCAACGTTATTTCATAGAAATGAATGGAGCCTACAATGGTTCTGAAAAATTTGCTCCAGGTTTACGTTTTGGTTTCTTTCCCTCATTTGCAGGGGGATGGATGGTATCCAATGAGAAATTCTTTAAAAACTCTAGTCTAAGTGATCAAATCAATCTTTTTAAGATTAGAGCTTCATACGGAGAAGTAGGTTATGATAAAGGGGTTAATAGATGGACATACCTAGAGCTATATGAAAGAGGAAGTGATGTTTACTTCGGTACACCACCATCAAAATTCTATACCAATAAAGAAGGAAGAGCGGCGAACCCTAACGCAACTTGGGAGAGAGCTTTAAAAGCTAATATTGGGGTCGAATTAGAGATGTTCTCTCATCTGACATTAATTGTGGATGTATTTAATGAGCATCGCTCAAGCATACTAATGGAACGTAAGACAATTCCACCATGGTTTGGTTTGGATAACCCTTATGAAAATATTGGTGAGACAAAATCGAGAGGTTTTGAAATGACAATGGGTTGGAATCAAAATATCCGAAAAGATTTCAACATCAATGCAAAAGCAATTACCAGTTTCTCACAAAACAGAGTTGTATTCAGAGATGATCCTGCAAAAACACCCGATTACCTAAAAGATGCAGGTAAACCTATTGGGTCTGATTATACATTAAAAACGGATGGTTTGTATCAAGACTGGGATGATGTTTACAATTCTCCAGGTTCTATTTGGGGACAAGAAAACCGTATTCCGGGAGATCAGAAATATGTCGATTATAATGGGGATGGTATCATCGATGATTTAGATAAAGTGGTAGCAGAATATCAAGATTACCCTATGCTTTCTTATTCACTACAACTGGGGTTCACTTATAAAGGAATCATGTTGACTAGTTTATTTACAGGAGCTTCAGGAGTTCAAAAATCAGTACCAGATGCACTACTTTATGAATTTACAAGTGCAGATTATGAACAAGCCAATCCTCATAATTTAAATGCTTGGACACCAACCAATACGGATACGAATGTACCTATTTTAAGATCAAATAATACAACAAGGTTACACAACCAACAGTACAGTGATTATCAATTTCAGAATGCTAATTATTTACGCTTGCAGAGAGTGGAATTGAGTTATATGATCCGTTCTAAACGAATGAAGAAGACCATGGGTATAGGTAGTATCCTAGTGTATGTTGGTGGAAACAACTTATTTACGCTCACTAAAATGGATAAAAGGTTTGACCCTGAGGCAGCTACACTGTCTTCCTATCCATTAATTAGAAGCTACAATACTGGTTTAACGGTTAAATTCTAA
- a CDS encoding RagB/SusD family nutrient uptake outer membrane protein: MIGFSSCESYLDGVEESIVTDEDIFSNYNDFRAHLDYGYKGLFNYHLYKQNTAVSTVSDQFQCPSNTAWQDYAQYVNTGNYDNSAGAFEVGWEKGNGYGEASTFYNAMTALRVVNNVIEQAEVSTAITESQKKDLSGQAYFLRAFFHFELIKRYGGIHYIDRVYEVDEDLDFERLSYEETTQRIIQDCDIAIGLLSKSRSGPNYGRATATMAQFLKGMALLYDASPTMNIANGYGEEYNEEKCRVAAIEIANTLQMADEAGLSLVNGTTFEKYREIFYSRNNVASRECIFPLIQKNFITYGSTLKQLYIPRSFGLSNNRYTLATHNLVRSFETTNGLAIEDDPEYDPQNPYENRDPRLSYSVLYHGHSHGIDGKGEPRVLDFSYDSEGNSDLNGIDIRGAGPDIVTGYYMRKFWPETANPWQQDGNYYMNWNYMRLTQVYLDYAEAVNEAYGPYGTADGYSLTAVDAINIVRERVGMPAVNAMYLTDKATFRKRIWNERNVELNGEFQRWFDMRRWHIAHLRENKEIKGMHIVRDNTTGKETFTVVDVTGTTRVFEEKHYWYPFSRDVIFMTEKFKQNPGW; encoded by the coding sequence ATGATAGGATTTAGCTCTTGTGAATCTTATCTCGATGGTGTTGAAGAATCGATAGTAACAGACGAAGATATTTTCTCTAACTATAACGACTTTAGAGCCCATTTAGATTATGGTTATAAAGGACTTTTCAACTATCATTTATATAAGCAAAATACAGCGGTAAGTACTGTTTCTGATCAGTTTCAATGTCCAAGTAATACTGCTTGGCAAGACTATGCTCAGTACGTAAATACTGGAAACTACGATAACTCTGCTGGAGCTTTTGAAGTTGGTTGGGAAAAAGGAAATGGTTATGGTGAAGCATCCACTTTTTACAATGCCATGACTGCTTTGAGAGTTGTAAATAATGTTATTGAGCAAGCTGAAGTATCTACAGCGATTACTGAATCACAAAAAAAGGACCTCTCCGGACAAGCTTATTTCTTAAGAGCGTTCTTCCATTTTGAATTGATTAAAAGGTATGGTGGTATTCACTATATCGATAGGGTGTATGAAGTAGATGAAGATCTTGATTTTGAAAGACTCTCATACGAAGAAACTACACAAAGAATAATTCAGGATTGTGATATAGCAATTGGACTTTTATCAAAGAGCAGATCTGGACCAAATTATGGGAGAGCAACAGCTACAATGGCTCAGTTTCTAAAAGGGATGGCACTATTATATGATGCTAGCCCTACCATGAATATTGCCAATGGGTACGGTGAAGAATACAATGAAGAAAAATGTAGAGTTGCAGCCATTGAGATTGCAAACACACTACAAATGGCTGATGAAGCAGGTTTATCATTAGTGAACGGAACCACTTTTGAAAAGTACAGAGAGATTTTTTATAGTAGAAATAATGTAGCTTCTAGGGAATGTATTTTCCCATTAATTCAGAAAAATTTCATTACATACGGAAGTACACTGAAGCAATTATATATCCCAAGATCTTTTGGCTTAAGTAACAATAGGTATACGCTAGCGACTCACAATTTAGTGAGATCATTCGAGACTACTAATGGATTGGCGATCGAAGATGATCCGGAATATGATCCTCAAAATCCATATGAAAATAGAGATCCTCGACTAAGCTATTCTGTATTATACCATGGTCACTCACATGGTATAGATGGTAAAGGAGAGCCTAGAGTATTAGACTTTTCTTATGATAGTGAAGGAAACTCAGACTTAAATGGCATTGATATTAGGGGGGCTGGGCCCGATATCGTCACAGGATATTATATGCGAAAATTCTGGCCAGAAACTGCTAACCCTTGGCAACAGGATGGTAACTATTATATGAATTGGAATTACATGCGACTAACGCAGGTGTACTTGGATTATGCCGAAGCAGTCAATGAAGCGTATGGCCCTTATGGTACAGCTGACGGTTACTCATTAACAGCAGTAGATGCTATTAATATTGTAAGAGAAAGGGTGGGTATGCCAGCGGTTAATGCAATGTATCTTACAGATAAAGCCACTTTCAGAAAAAGAATCTGGAATGAGAGGAATGTTGAGTTAAATGGAGAGTTCCAACGTTGGTTCGACATGAGAAGGTGGCACATTGCCCACCTAAGAGAAAATAAAGAGATAAAAGGAATGCACATTGTTAGGGATAATACTACTGGAAAAGAAACATTCACAGTAGTTGATGTCACGGGTACAACAAGAGTTTTTGAAGAGAAACACTATTGGTACCCTTTCTCTAGAGATGTGATTTTTATGACTGAAAAATTTAAACAAAACCCTGGTTGGTAA
- a CDS encoding SusC/RagA family TonB-linked outer membrane protein — MMRKAIQKYPLYSFIIGVLITLITSLTSVAQSKSYVEVKCRVLDERHFPIRGAILTVTLLDGTEDVFYSDSDGQVVVSGLEGDEVSIEAEGMKSLKYILKTTEKKKGFFMKPLKLPFEKVVLEGGYQIQKREDATTFSTKIDDQYLSHTYGINVGTSLTGTDPSVLVEQLTSNPGWDVSNITIRGLSTTGDNAPAVFIDGFERSIYQLNIEEVESIEYLKDIRAKILVGPAAVNGVIWITTKQGQAVKRKIDVGYESGIQTPTTSHHYLDSYNSALLYNEARANDGLSPFYSEDALQKFKDGSDPFRYPNNDFSALLLKDQTQYQKAYVTLTGATRNSKYSVNLGYQNQEGMVTEGPKNGLDRFNIRANLKARMNQVITLNANISARTEIINTSTLTGRDFFDMMSTHRPMDYPIYVEENMIKEGEAAGFGVSRLSNKNLYAEVTERGYQREQRIIGQTNMGLDFNLKQITEGLSADVNVALDTYNSVTYGQNASYNAYLPVYKGDTLNQFIQKGRKTELSKQSKTSDDVFRGYAMYSRIKYDKSWNDLHNIYLQGMYSFVREEYKSSVQEPQNMTASFLASYRFKDKYIIEGVVSHYGTNRLDKNSGHLNYVASLGWVLSEENFMYNSIFDYLKVKANYGLMATDRNFMNHRLHQNVWSQSGNVYFGSNNNTTLKPTELEHTGTELLDWEKQKELNVGIEGRIFRRLSFFGNYFYNYRYDIPEQVDNKMINGMPYAQYENYGEVKNQGVEVALNYQNKIKHFRYAIGVGGMYSQAILMDGNVIRYEEDGMNKIGKPVNGIYGLQADGLFQSYEEIQSHPQQMYGTVRPGDIKYIDQNGDGVINEQDQVLIGDSFPDFVLNSSIKLNYKNFELFAQFSGVIGREVVLNNAYYWNYGEGKYSDVALDRWSESNPNGTYPRLTTKEYQNNFQNNSYWIENGNYLRLDNLQLTYRLPTKKWTNNVVSGMKVYARGNNLFTWSKLENVDPSNLNSGYTNFPLLTSYVVGVHVTL; from the coding sequence ATGATGAGAAAAGCAATTCAAAAATACCCGCTTTATAGCTTCATAATTGGGGTGCTGATAACATTGATTACTTCTTTGACAAGTGTTGCTCAAAGTAAATCATATGTTGAAGTAAAATGTAGAGTATTAGATGAACGACACTTCCCGATTCGAGGAGCTATATTAACGGTAACTTTATTAGACGGAACAGAAGATGTTTTCTATTCGGATAGTGATGGCCAAGTAGTAGTAAGTGGCTTAGAAGGTGATGAAGTATCCATTGAAGCAGAAGGGATGAAATCGCTAAAATATATTCTGAAAACTACTGAAAAGAAAAAGGGGTTCTTTATGAAGCCATTAAAATTACCATTCGAAAAGGTAGTATTAGAAGGAGGGTATCAAATCCAAAAAAGAGAAGATGCAACGACTTTCTCGACAAAAATTGATGACCAATATTTAAGTCATACTTATGGTATCAATGTAGGAACTTCCTTAACGGGAACAGACCCAAGTGTATTGGTTGAGCAATTAACAAGTAATCCTGGTTGGGATGTTTCCAATATCACTATCAGAGGTCTAAGTACAACAGGTGATAATGCACCGGCAGTATTTATCGATGGTTTCGAAAGAAGTATTTATCAACTGAATATTGAAGAGGTAGAATCTATTGAATACTTAAAGGATATTAGAGCTAAGATCTTAGTAGGACCTGCTGCTGTAAATGGCGTCATTTGGATTACAACGAAACAAGGGCAGGCTGTGAAGAGAAAAATCGATGTTGGTTACGAAAGTGGGATTCAAACACCTACAACATCACACCATTATTTAGATAGCTACAACTCTGCTTTATTGTACAATGAGGCAAGAGCTAATGATGGACTTTCTCCCTTTTATTCTGAAGATGCGTTACAGAAGTTCAAAGATGGTTCAGACCCTTTTAGATATCCAAACAATGACTTTTCAGCATTACTACTTAAAGATCAGACACAATATCAAAAGGCCTATGTAACATTAACTGGAGCGACAAGAAATAGTAAGTATTCTGTGAACCTTGGTTACCAAAATCAAGAAGGAATGGTTACAGAAGGTCCAAAAAATGGTTTAGATAGGTTTAATATCAGAGCCAATCTAAAAGCAAGAATGAATCAAGTGATTACATTGAATGCGAACATTTCAGCAAGAACCGAAATTATCAATACCAGTACATTAACAGGAAGAGACTTCTTTGATATGATGTCGACCCATAGACCTATGGATTACCCAATCTATGTCGAAGAAAATATGATCAAGGAAGGAGAAGCGGCAGGTTTTGGGGTGTCAAGGCTGTCCAATAAAAACCTTTATGCTGAAGTGACAGAACGAGGGTATCAAAGGGAGCAACGTATTATTGGGCAAACCAATATGGGATTAGATTTTAATTTAAAGCAGATTACTGAAGGACTATCAGCTGATGTAAATGTTGCTTTGGATACTTATAATAGCGTTACATATGGTCAAAATGCAAGTTATAATGCCTACTTACCGGTATATAAAGGAGATACTTTAAACCAGTTTATTCAAAAAGGAAGAAAAACAGAACTAAGTAAACAAAGCAAGACCTCTGACGATGTTTTTAGAGGATATGCCATGTACAGTAGAATTAAATATGATAAATCTTGGAACGATCTACATAATATCTACCTACAAGGAATGTACAGTTTTGTTAGAGAGGAATACAAATCTTCGGTGCAGGAACCTCAGAATATGACAGCTTCCTTTTTGGCGTCGTACAGGTTTAAAGACAAGTACATTATTGAGGGGGTGGTAAGTCATTATGGTACAAACAGATTGGATAAGAACTCGGGTCATTTAAACTATGTAGCAAGTTTGGGATGGGTATTATCGGAAGAAAACTTTATGTACAATAGCATTTTTGACTATCTAAAGGTAAAAGCTAACTATGGTTTAATGGCTACTGATAGGAATTTTATGAATCATAGGTTACATCAAAATGTTTGGAGTCAATCGGGCAATGTATACTTTGGGAGTAACAACAATACGACACTAAAGCCTACTGAACTAGAGCATACAGGAACAGAGCTTTTAGACTGGGAAAAGCAAAAGGAATTAAATGTTGGCATCGAAGGTAGAATATTTAGAAGATTAAGCTTCTTTGGTAATTATTTTTATAACTACCGTTACGATATTCCTGAACAAGTGGATAATAAAATGATCAATGGTATGCCTTATGCTCAGTATGAAAATTATGGAGAGGTGAAAAACCAAGGAGTAGAAGTAGCATTAAATTACCAAAACAAAATCAAGCATTTTAGATATGCTATTGGTGTTGGGGGAATGTACTCTCAAGCCATTCTTATGGATGGTAATGTTATTCGTTATGAAGAAGACGGAATGAATAAAATAGGTAAACCTGTAAATGGGATTTATGGCCTACAGGCAGACGGTTTATTTCAGTCTTATGAAGAAATACAGAGTCACCCTCAACAAATGTATGGAACAGTTCGCCCAGGAGATATCAAATACATAGACCAAAATGGTGACGGCGTAATCAACGAACAAGATCAGGTATTGATTGGAGATAGTTTTCCCGATTTTGTATTGAACAGTTCCATTAAACTGAATTATAAAAACTTTGAGTTATTTGCTCAATTTTCAGGGGTGATAGGAAGGGAAGTAGTATTGAATAATGCTTACTACTGGAATTATGGCGAAGGAAAATATTCTGATGTTGCCTTAGATCGATGGTCAGAATCTAACCCTAATGGTACATACCCAAGATTAACCACCAAAGAATACCAAAATAACTTTCAGAACAATAGTTATTGGATAGAAAATGGTAACTACCTCCGCTTAGACAACTTACAACTGACTTATCGATTGCCAACTAAGAAATGGACAAATAATGTGGTCAGTGGAATGAAGGTATATGCAAGAGGAAACAACCTTTTCACTTGGTCAAAACTAGAAAATGTAGACCCATCTAATCTGAATTCGGGTTATACCAATTTCCCACTTCTAACATCCTATGTTGTAGGAGTTCATGTAACACTATAA
- a CDS encoding RagB/SusD family nutrient uptake outer membrane protein, whose translation MKKNIYWIIVSLMLGSCSNYLETNFDGSVSDENVWTNPVYAEGVLLNAYEAIPDNYSVENGTFMDCATDNAVTNDYGSLIYQNANGGWRSDNNNLGQWENWYMQVEYINLWLKYGDQANYYLSDGHLNEQIKKRLTGEAHFLRAWYYFKLLQSFAGIVDGEMMGVPLYRFPLEGNIDKANKIKRSTYEEVLEFILEDCNIAIEKLPEDYDGNDHVVGETHVGRANAIAAMALKSRVLLYAASPAFSKSDWSEVARVSLELLSKTRTSLPKINWDNLDSYYNTQNHNEIIMRKFDRNNNFFKQNYPPSLNGEGRTSPSQNLVNIFFGSDGYPIDHPLSNYDPDNPYKNRSNRFNGTIAYNGSNFRGTIETYIGAFDAEGEHIFTTRTGYYLRKWMTSRAGTDEVDSSIGLHYYGLFRYGEVFLNLAESINEWVGPDVKVSFGGLSMSAKEAIIEVRRRAGIKSTEYVDEVAAMGQSEFRKLIHRERRIELCFEGHRFWDIRRWNDPLSTTISGVRITKMGEDEFQYDYPMVEQRNYSEHMRFGPIPLKQVTLGLRQNDGW comes from the coding sequence ATGAAAAAGAATATATATTGGATAATTGTTAGCCTCATGCTGGGTTCATGTAGTAACTATTTGGAAACAAACTTTGATGGTTCTGTTTCTGATGAAAACGTTTGGACCAACCCGGTATACGCTGAAGGTGTGTTGTTAAATGCCTATGAAGCAATACCAGATAACTACAGTGTAGAGAATGGAACCTTTATGGATTGTGCAACAGATAATGCAGTTACTAACGACTATGGTAGCCTGATCTATCAGAATGCCAATGGAGGTTGGAGAAGTGACAACAATAACCTGGGACAATGGGAAAATTGGTATATGCAAGTCGAATACATCAATCTTTGGTTAAAATATGGTGACCAAGCCAATTATTACCTATCTGATGGCCATTTAAATGAGCAAATCAAAAAGAGGTTGACAGGTGAGGCTCATTTCCTAAGAGCATGGTATTATTTTAAATTACTACAGTCGTTTGCAGGTATAGTTGATGGAGAAATGATGGGAGTTCCCTTATACCGTTTTCCTTTAGAAGGGAATATTGATAAGGCCAATAAAATCAAAAGATCTACCTATGAAGAAGTCTTGGAATTTATCCTAGAGGACTGTAATATTGCTATTGAAAAACTTCCTGAAGATTATGATGGTAATGACCATGTTGTTGGTGAAACTCATGTGGGTAGAGCAAATGCAATTGCTGCGATGGCATTAAAATCAAGAGTGTTATTGTATGCAGCAAGCCCTGCCTTTTCAAAATCAGATTGGAGTGAAGTGGCTAGAGTTTCTTTAGAGCTATTAAGTAAAACCAGAACATCACTACCAAAAATAAATTGGGATAACCTGGATTCTTATTACAACACACAAAATCATAATGAAATCATTATGAGAAAGTTTGATCGTAATAATAACTTCTTTAAACAAAACTATCCTCCATCTTTAAATGGAGAAGGTCGAACATCTCCATCACAAAACCTTGTCAATATATTTTTTGGAAGTGATGGTTACCCGATCGACCACCCATTAAGTAATTATGATCCAGACAATCCATACAAGAACAGGTCGAACCGTTTCAATGGTACAATCGCATACAATGGATCAAATTTCAGAGGTACTATCGAAACTTATATTGGTGCTTTTGACGCAGAAGGTGAACATATATTTACGACTAGAACAGGGTATTATTTAAGGAAATGGATGACTTCCAGAGCGGGAACAGATGAAGTGGATTCTAGTATTGGTTTACATTATTATGGTCTTTTCAGGTATGGAGAAGTTTTTCTAAACCTTGCTGAGAGTATAAATGAATGGGTTGGCCCCGATGTCAAAGTATCTTTTGGAGGACTATCGATGAGTGCAAAAGAAGCAATCATTGAAGTAAGAAGAAGGGCAGGAATTAAAAGCACAGAGTACGTCGATGAGGTAGCTGCAATGGGACAAAGTGAATTTAGAAAATTGATTCATAGAGAGAGAAGAATAGAACTTTGTTTTGAAGGACATAGATTCTGGGATATTCGAAGATGGAACGATCCTCTAAGTACAACCATATCAGGAGTAAGAATTACAAAAATGGGAGAGGATGAATTCCAATATGATTACCCAATGGTTGAACAAAGAAACTATTCAGAACATATGAGATTTGGTCCTATTCCCTTAAAACAGGTGACTTTAGGCTTAAGACAAAATGATGGTTGGTAA
- a CDS encoding DUF1735 domain-containing protein, which produces MKKYILIVLVLLTVTSCKYEEYINDYDYTTVYFSFQTPIRTLIVGEYEAIKLGIAMGGKRENKVDEWAHFEITPELLAGTPYKILPSEVYTLENDHEIIIPKGEMQGDITVSFNMEQLASLDEPVTEYALPVTITSTSLDRIHETKNSTIIAIKYIANLDGTWYHKGITKGLNLNSDSTWVRTYTHSTLEKNHTWVLNSLTSTKVESNGIGYLEGSLQIDLNDDHSLFVTATDEENFISKSASLSNDKKEIYLSYSFQRDTLVYESTDTLIFADRNIVFETW; this is translated from the coding sequence ATGAAAAAATATATTTTAATCGTATTAGTACTTCTTACAGTGACGAGCTGTAAGTATGAAGAATACATAAATGACTATGATTACACAACAGTGTATTTCTCTTTCCAAACTCCTATTCGTACATTAATTGTTGGTGAATATGAGGCCATCAAGTTAGGGATTGCCATGGGTGGCAAGAGAGAAAATAAAGTAGATGAATGGGCACATTTTGAAATAACACCTGAATTATTGGCAGGGACACCCTATAAAATTTTGCCAAGTGAAGTATATACTCTTGAGAATGACCATGAGATTATTATACCTAAAGGTGAAATGCAAGGAGATATCACGGTTTCTTTTAATATGGAACAACTGGCTTCTTTGGATGAACCTGTTACAGAATATGCATTGCCTGTAACAATTACATCTACTTCTTTAGACAGAATTCATGAAACAAAGAATAGTACTATTATAGCCATCAAGTATATCGCAAATCTTGATGGAACTTGGTACCATAAAGGAATAACAAAAGGTTTAAACCTAAATTCCGATTCCACTTGGGTAAGAACATATACTCATTCCACATTGGAGAAAAACCATACTTGGGTATTGAATTCCCTTACATCAACAAAAGTAGAAAGTAATGGTATTGGCTATTTGGAAGGAAGCTTACAGATTGACTTAAATGATGACCATTCACTTTTTGTTACAGCAACCGACGAAGAGAACTTTATATCTAAAAGTGCCTCATTGTCCAATGACAAGAAGGAAATTTATTTATCGTATTCTTTTCAAAGAGACACTTTGGTCTATGAATCGACAGACACTTTAATCTTTGCGGATAGAAATATAGTGTTCGAAACTTGGTAG